The Triticum urartu cultivar G1812 chromosome 6, Tu2.1, whole genome shotgun sequence genome includes the window TGTGTTTTTTCCAAGTTCACAGAGACTTCGCCTGCAGCAAAGCCGCGCGGACAAAACAAACTACAGAAAAGTTTCCCACGAACGCACCATTGGTAACACAGAGGCACGAAcaacatgtactccctccgttccaaaatagatgacccaacttcatactaactttgtactaaagttagtataaagttgagtcatctattttggaacagagggagtatgatcACAACCACAACAAAAACACATATAGAGGGGATATCTCTGCAGCAGAAGAAACACATTCCACGAAATCCATTACATGACATACACAACTACGAGATTGGACTGCACAGCCTTTATTACAACATTATACTGAAGCTTCAGGTGATGCACCAATGCATCTAGTTGACGCAGCAACAAGGCTTAAGAACTCGCgagcagcttcttgatgtccttcTGCAAAGATCCAAGGAGTAAGCGCCACAAGATCAGGAAAGGAAGTTTGATCATCAAATGGAGCACATATTGCACTGTCGGGACTTACCTCGATGCTGAGGGGGGAGGTGGTTGGCGCGTAGCGATCCACAACACGCCCCTCCTTGTCCACCAAGAACTTGGAGAAGTTCCACTTGATGTTGTCTCCGAAGAGACTGCCTTTGCTGGACTTCAGAAACTTGTAGACAGGTGCAACATTGTCACCATTGACATCAACCTGACAAATGGTGGAAGTTAAGTTAGTTCAACTAGCTGCTTGCCTCTCCGATAGATAACTGTAGTATGTGAAGAAAAATCAAGCGACAAAACTAGGATAGTTGCTATTTTTAGAAAGAAAGGAAAGTCAGTTGCTACAACTGAAGTCCGACTATCTGATAACCAACAGCGATTTATCTGATAACCAACAGCGATTTATATCACACAGGCCTCATACAAAATAGAGAACACATGTTGGACAGGTTTCGTCAATAAAATGATAATGACTGTTCATGGAAGCAAGTCATAGTGTACACTGTACACTGAGGCAATCGTTTCTTTCAGCTTGAAACAGAAACGCAAAAAAaagggaaggaaggaaggaaaaTATTAAGCACACATTTTACCTTGTCAAAAATTGGATACTCGGCCTTGAAGCGAGTGCAAGCAAACTGAACAATTTCCTCGTTAGTGCCAGGCTCCTGCCCACCAAACTGGTTGCATGGGAAAGCAAGGATCTCAAAACCTGCGGTCATATCAAATTGTTAGCATAATAGATCATAACTGAAAATCAAGGACTAATCCATGTGCAGATAGATCATACCCTGGTCCTTGTACTTCTCATACAACTGAGCGAGTTCCGTGTAGTTGGAATTGGTCAAGCCACTGCAGTAGTTATAGGCAACAATTATCTTTGTTAATTTAACAAAATGGTCATCCTTTCAGCACTTACATCTCTCGATACATGGCGAGTTAAATAAAACTGGAACACGAGTCAGAGTCAATGTCATAACATCGCAAATCCTGATCCTAATGAACCGCAAACTAGTGCGATGACTGGATATTTAGCAGAGCAACATTTTAAACTTTGAGTTGTATCATATACACACTATACTCAACTTTGCAGATGGCAATACAAACTTGACAGCTTAATGCATACCAATAATACATAAATTGTTTATTTTCATTCTGTAGCCTCATAATAATAAATGTAAAGTCATCTTTCATTACTACAATAAACGAGAGGGACTAGACGAGATGAG containing:
- the LOC125513975 gene encoding probable phospholipid hydroperoxide glutathione peroxidase, whose product is MPSRPAPLVHRLRLLRSAVVCSSSALLPCSRPRLAIPFAQPPLRGPAFAAASSPLLRPVGARFSLFSSMAAAASSASSIHDFTVKDASGKDVDLSTYKGKVLLIVNVASQCGLTNSNYTELAQLYEKYKDQGFEILAFPCNQFGGQEPGTNEEIVQFACTRFKAEYPIFDKVDVNGDNVAPVYKFLKSSKGSLFGDNIKWNFSKFLVDKEGRVVDRYAPTTSPLSIEKDIKKLLASS